A stretch of the Arachis stenosperma cultivar V10309 chromosome 6, arast.V10309.gnm1.PFL2, whole genome shotgun sequence genome encodes the following:
- the LOC130933299 gene encoding uncharacterized protein LOC130933299 — protein MDYRWTNGRQDTGSGRDRRQHKRDQAYQDSFVENSLEDFRLPINHRPTENVDLENVEQASLDTQLTSSNIGFKLLQKMGWKGKGLGKDEQGIIEPIKSGMRDPRLGVGKQEEDDFFTAEENIQRRKLDIELEETEENVRKREVLAEREQKIQTEVKEIRKVFYCELCNKQYKLAMEFEAHLSSYDHNHRKRFKQMKEMHGSSSRDDRQKREQQRQEKEMAKFAQMADAQKQQRLQLQQESGSASASSESKTATALTDQEQRNTLKFGFSSKGTASKVSVGIKKPNIAKKKNVPISSIFGNDSDEE, from the exons ATGGACTATCGTTGGACCAATGGGAGACAGGACACTGGCAGTGGCCGAGACAGGAGACAACATAAAAGAGACCAG GCATATCAGGACTCCTTTGTTGAGAATTCGTTGGAGGATTTTCGTTTGCCGATCAACCACAGGCCAACAGAGAATGTTGACCTGGAAAATGTAGAACAAGCATCCCTTGATACGCAGTTAACGTCATCTAATATTGGCTTCAAGCTTCTCCAAAAGATGGGTTGGAAAGGGAAAGGTCTTGGGAAGGACGAGCAAG GAATCATTGAGCCAATAAAGTCGGGGATGAGAGATCCAAGACTTGGGGTTGGTAAACAAGAGGAGGATGATTTTTTCACCGCAGAGGAAAATATCCAGCGAAGAAAACTAGATATTGAGTTGGAGGAGACAGAGGAAAATGTGAGAAAGCGGGAG GTGTTAGCAGAACGCGAACAAAAAATTCAAACCGAAGTGAAAGAAATTCGAAAGGTGTTCTATTGTGAACTCTGCAACAAGCAATACAAATTGGCAATGGAATTTGAAGCACACTTGAGCTCTTATGATCACAATCACAGAAAG CGTTTCAAACAAATGAAGGAAATGCATGGTAGTAGTAGCCGAGATGATAGGCAAAAACGAGAACAACAGCgtcaagagaaagagatggcgaAGTTTGCTCAAAT GGCTGATGCACAAAAGCAACAACGACTTCAACTGCAGCAAGAGTCTGGATCAGCATCAGCTTCGTCTGAATCAAAAACTGCTACTGCACTAACAGATCAAGAGCAGCGGAACACATTGAAATTTGGGTTTTCTTCTAAAGGCACTGCTTCCAAG GTCTCGGTTGGTATCAAGAAGCCAAATattgcaaagaaaaaaaatgttccCATTTCATCGATTTTTGGCAATGATTCTGATGAAGAATAG
- the LOC130933298 gene encoding aspartic proteinase-like — MGAKHLALVFCLWAVTCCSLLPSFSFGLLRVGLSKRPLDLQSINAAKKAREVLMSGRPIMGAYEKYFVGSNGEDIVPLKNYMDAQYFGEIGIGTPPQPFTVIFDTGSSNLWVPSSKCYFSLACYTHNWYKPKKSKTYIKNGTSCKIAYGTGSISGFFSQDSVKVGDAVVKNQDFIEATREGSLTFLAAKFDGILGLGFQEISVEKSVPVWYKMMDQNLVNEKVFSFWLSGDPNAKKGGELVFGGVDPKHFKGEHIYVPVTTKGYWQIEMGDFYIGGVSTGVCEGGCAAIVDSGTSLLAGPTPVVAEINHAIGAEGVLSVECKEVVSQYGELIWDLLVSGVQPGEICSQVGLCSSKKSVGIEMVTEKVQSEVSAKDTPLCSSCQMLVIWIQNQLSQKNTKDRVFNYVNQLCESLPSPSGESVISCDSLSRMPNITFTIGDKPFVLTPDQYILRTGEGITEVCLSGFIALDVPAPRGPLWILGDVFMRVYHTVFDYGNLQVGFAKSA, encoded by the exons ATGGGGGCCAAGCATTTGGCACTGGTTTTCTGTTTATGGGCTGTAACATGTTGTtcacttcttccttctttctcatTTGGACTTCTGAGAGTTGGTCTGAGCAAAAGGcctcttgatcttcaaagtattAATGCTGCTAAAAAGGCGAGAGAAGTCTTAATGTCTGGAAGGCCAATCATGGGTGCATATGAGAAGTATTTTGTTGGGTCAAATGGTGAAGATATAGTACCTTTGAAGAATTACATGGATGCTCAGTATTTTGGTGAGATCGGAATAGGCACACCTCCACAGCCCTTTACTGTCATATTTGATACTGGCAGTTCCAACCTTTGGGTTCCATCCTCCAAGTGCTATTTTTCT CTTGCTTGCTATACACACAATTGGTACAAGCCAAAGAAATCTAAAACATACATAAAAAATG GAACATCATGTAAAATAGCCTATGGTACTGGATCAATATCTGGTTTCTTCAGTCAAGATAGTGTTAAAGTCGGTGATGCTGTTGTCAAGAATCAG GATTTCATTGAAGCTACTCGTGAAGGAAGTCTTACCTTTCTGGCAGCGAAGTTTGATGGCATACTTGGGCTTGGATTTCAAGAGATCTCAGTCGAGAAATCAGTGCCAGTATG GTACAAGATGATGGATCAAAATCTTGTCAACGAGAAGGTATTCTCTTTCTGGCTCAGTGGGGATCCAAATGCGAAAAAGGGTGGTGAACTAGTTTTTGGTGGGGTTGACCCTAAGCACTTCAAAGGAGAACACATTTATGTTCCAGTTACTACAAAAGGTTACTGGCAG ATTGAGATGGGAGATTTTTATATTGGAGGTGTTTCAACAG GTGTTTGTGAGGGTGGCTGCGCTGCAATTGTGGACTCTGGAACATCCTTGCTTGCTGGTCCAACT CCTGTTGTGGCTGAAATCAACCATGCTATTGGTGCTGAAGGAGTTCTGAGTGTAGAGTGTAAGGAAGTTGTGTCTCAATATGGAGAGTTGATCTGGGATCTTTTAGTGTCAGGG GTACAACCAGGAGAAATATGCTCGCAAGTTGGGTTATGCTCTAGCAAAAAGAG TGTTGGGATTGAGATGGTGACCGAAAAGGTTCAGAGTGAGGTGTCTGCCAAAGATACACCTTTGTGTTCTTCTTGTCAGATGCTTGTGATTTGGATCCAAAATCAACTAAGTCAAAAGAATACGAAGGATAGAGTATTCAACTATGTAAATCAA CTTTGTGAGAGCCTGCCAAGCCCATCTGGAGAGTCAGTGATAAGCTGCGATAGTCTTTCTCGGATGCCAAACATTACCTTTACTATTGGCGATAAACCTTTCGTTCTTACACCAGACCAG TATATCTTGAGAACTGGAGAAGGCATTACAGAGGTCTGCCTTAGTGGGTTTATTGCTCTTGATGTTCCTGCTCCAAGGGGACCTCTCTG GATTCTTGGGGATGTTTTCATGAGGGTCTATCACACTGTCTTTGACTACGGGAATCTCCAAGTTGGTTTTGCTAAATCTGCTTAA